AAAGAACGCTTTGAGTGTGAATACCGCATTGCCTTAAAAAGTGGCGAAACCAAGTGGGTTCGTGAGCAGGGCGTTGGGTTGTATGATGAGTCCGGCACTGTGTATGCCGTAGAGGGCTTCATTTCCGATGCTACAAAAAGTAAAACGCAAGAGCTCGGCATCCGTAAAGAAAACTCTGTGCTGAAAAAGAAAATGCAGGCGCATTATTTTGAAAATATCGTAGGTGATTCTGAACCGATGCAGAATCTCTATGAAATGATTCTTAAAGCGGCAGGAACTGATGACAATGTTATTGTGTACGGAGAATCCGGAACCGGTAAAGAACTGGTATCGCGCGCTGTGCATGATCACAGCACACGAATTAACGGTAATTTTGTTCCAGTAAACTGCGGAGCCGTTCCAGAGCATTTATTTGAAAGTGAATTTTTTGGTCATAAAAAAGGTGCGTTTACCGGTGCTGTGGCAAACCGGAGAGGTTTTTTAGAGCAGGCAGATAACGGTACGTTGTTTCTTGATGAGCTAGGAGAGATAAGCCATCTTGGGCAAATTAAGCTACTTCGAGCCATTGAGGGCGGCGGGTTTACTCCTGTGGGAGGAACTGGCGTTGTGCATGTTAAGCCACGAATTGTAGCTGCAACAAACCGTGATTTGATGGAGCTTGTGCGTGACGGAGCCATGCGAAGTGACTTTTATTACCGGATACATGTTGTGCCTATCTACATTCCGCCATTACGGGATCGAAAAGAAGACATTCCGCAGCTTATCGAGCACTTCATGCGTATGTTCTCCCGTCAGGACGATTGCCCATCTATTACAACCGAGGTGCTGAATGCCTTTATTGCCTACGATTGGCCGGGGAATATTCGTGAGCTACAAAATGCCCTGCATCAATACCTCCACCTTGGCACACTCATTCTTGGCGGAGAGCAAATAATTAGCGGAAAAGATATAGCCAGACAGAATTCCATTCCTCAAGAGCCGTTAGACCGAGCCATTGCACGTTTTGAAAGGCAATACATTGTTGACGTGCTTAAGCGTAACGACTGGCGCCGTATGGCAACAGCTACCACGCTTCAGATTGATCGAAAAACCTTGTTTCGTAAGATGCGTACTCTTAAGATTGTTGATGGGTAGGTTTGAAAAGTTTGTAGTATGAATGTTTGCATCCTTTTCTGGTTTATCTGTTGAGCTAGTGAGTTATTCTCAACGGATGGCAGAAGCCAGATGGCAAGCAGTAGGCAGCAGGGATACTAGTCACGTTTAGTGACGCTAAGTAATTCGAGCTCTTACACGAAAGTGTAAGAGCTTTTTTTTTGTTCAATGCGTTGCATGTAACAAACTATTCTTGTTGCGTTTATGTAGAAGCTCTCTGACGTCACGCTGATTTTATGCTTTGTTCGAAAACTCTATACAGCATGATGCATCATTGTTTTCATTTTCGCGTATAACAGTTTCATTTTGTTTTAAAAACAATGCGTTACTTGTCACGTAAATAGAGATTTTTTTCTCGAATGAAGCAGCAAAACAGAAGAGGTCATACAATTTTCCAAAAAAACTCAATATAAATTTTTTTAACAACACTTTTATTATAACTAACTGTAAATAATCAACATTGTGTCTAAATAGAAAGTTTTAGAGAAAAATCTTGACCTTCCCCCTAGGGGGCAGGGCTACGGTTACGCACACTCAAAAAAGGTTCGTGAATCTTTTACGAAAATTTCTTTACTATTTTGAAGTGTTACTTGTTTAAAACGTAAGAATTGTGCCGAATACTAACGGCTTCTGCATGTATCAAATTGTTTTTTGATCAAAAGTAGAAGCGACTGAAGTGGCACTGCATTCGATACCGCGTTTCCCCTTTCTATGTATGTACCTGTATTTGTAACTGTTCAAAATTTATCTTCGTAACATCCTTTTTTGTTTACGATTTTAATGTGAACCCGCTACGGCTTGGTATGAAATTAGTGAGTTGGTTTATTCTTTCAGCATGTATTCTCCGCACAATTTTGAGTGGTTAGGACATGCTGAAGAGGTGGTGCATCAAGCAGTTAGAGCCGATGCATACCGACAACAATGTAACCGGATAGTGAAGGAGAGTGTCAAATGAGTAAGAATGATGCGTTAGGCATGGTCGAAACAAAAGGACTGGTTGGGTCAATAGAAGCTGCTGATGCCATGGTGAAAGCTGCGAACGTTACCTTAGTGGGAAGAGAATCCATTGGTGCGGGATTAGTGACTGTCATGGTTAGAGGTGATGTTGGTGCTGTAAAGGCTGCAACAGATGCCGGAGCTGCTGCTGCCCAGCGTGTTGGCGAGGTTATGTCTGTTCATGTGATCCCTCGTCCACATTCAGATGTTGAGACCGTTCTCCCGGCTAGCGCTTCCAAATAAAAAACAAACACAAGCAGTGTCGTGTTCAGGCTTCTGCCTGAAATAGCTGAATATCCACGTGAGATATGTTCTTCGTTGTTATCAGCCTGAAAGCTTGCGCTGTTTTTTACCAAAAAGTCTGCCCTAAGGGGAAGTTTATAATAACTCACTCTTATTACAGCAGAGTTAACCACAACAAAGGAGAACATTTCATGCGTTATCACGGTGAAAATGCATTGGGTCTCATTGAAACACTGGGCATGGTTCCAGCGTTGTACGGCGCAGACTGCATGCTTAAAGCAGCAGACGTAGAGCTGATTTCATATGAAAACATTGGTTCTACCCTCGTTACCGTAATGGTAAAGGGCGACGTAGCGGCTGTTCAGGCAGCTGTAGAAGCTGGTGCAGCTGCAGCGGCTAAAATTGGAACAGTGACAGCAAAAAACGTAATGGCACGTCCTGAGCCACGAGTTGGCGACATTGTTTCCGTGCACGATATTGATGTGGAGTAAGCATAATGAGTAGAGCAAGCGCACTGGGTTTACTTGAAGTTTTTGGTCTCGTGTATGTGCTGGAAGCAGCAGATGCAATGCTTAAAGCAGCAAACGTTGAGTTGGTTGGCTACGAGAACACCGCATCCGGTTACATTTCTGTACTGGTTCAGGGTGATGTTTCTGCCTGTAACTCCGCTGTAGAAGCTGGCGTTGGTGCTGTGCAGAGACTTGGTGCTGAAGTTCACAGCTCCATTGTTATCCCTTCACCGCATCAGGATATTTACAAAATTACAAATCGTTACTCTTTGGACAAACTGCTTCCATAGTAACAGCAGATACGGTTTTTCAGGAACGATTGTAGCTTGGTGGGAGTGCCTTTGATGACAATTATAGACAATGATTTGCTCTCGATACAGGAAGCCAGAATTCTTGCAGAAAACGCGTATGAAGCTCAGAAGCTGCTCGCGGCGTTTTCTCAGGAAAAGCTAGACGTTATTGTTGAGAGTATGGCCGATGAGCTTGAACAACATACACAAGCTCTCGCTATGATGTCCCATGATGAAACGGACTATGGCGACTGGCAACATAAGCTCATTAAAAACGAGTTCGTTTGTGGCTTTGCCCGCAGAGCGTTGAGAGGAATGCGCTGCGTAGGTATCATCGGTGAAGACCGAGAGAAACAGACAAAAGACGTCGGGGTTCCTGTAGGTGTAATTGTTGCGTTGTGTCCGGCAACTAGTCCGGTTTCAACAACAATCTACAAAGCATTGATTGCAATTAAGTCGGGCAATGCCATT
This sequence is a window from Halodesulfovibrio sp. MK-HDV. Protein-coding genes within it:
- a CDS encoding sigma 54-interacting transcriptional regulator is translated as MKDKPIILVVDDNPINLRVLVKNLQTEYDLLVSKTGESALKNAFKHSPDIILLDIMLPDMDGFTVCEKLQQNDVTSSIPIIFISSVHDPLQKTRAFAAGGVDYVTKPFHQTEVMARVQTHLQLKDMREVLEQQKNIISEQLSEKNRQLSTLMDNLFGIAYRGHMDNDRTMQLMSVGTKSLTGYSADYFTGTNAKPFMSVVLEKDQESIRNRIAEALKAKERFECEYRIALKSGETKWVREQGVGLYDESGTVYAVEGFISDATKSKTQELGIRKENSVLKKKMQAHYFENIVGDSEPMQNLYEMILKAAGTDDNVIVYGESGTGKELVSRAVHDHSTRINGNFVPVNCGAVPEHLFESEFFGHKKGAFTGAVANRRGFLEQADNGTLFLDELGEISHLGQIKLLRAIEGGGFTPVGGTGVVHVKPRIVAATNRDLMELVRDGAMRSDFYYRIHVVPIYIPPLRDRKEDIPQLIEHFMRMFSRQDDCPSITTEVLNAFIAYDWPGNIRELQNALHQYLHLGTLILGGEQIISGKDIARQNSIPQEPLDRAIARFERQYIVDVLKRNDWRRMATATTLQIDRKTLFRKMRTLKIVDG
- the eutM gene encoding ethanolamine utilization microcompartment protein EutM, giving the protein MSKNDALGMVETKGLVGSIEAADAMVKAANVTLVGRESIGAGLVTVMVRGDVGAVKAATDAGAAAAQRVGEVMSVHVIPRPHSDVETVLPASASK
- a CDS encoding BMC domain-containing protein, with protein sequence MRYHGENALGLIETLGMVPALYGADCMLKAADVELISYENIGSTLVTVMVKGDVAAVQAAVEAGAAAAAKIGTVTAKNVMARPEPRVGDIVSVHDIDVE
- a CDS encoding BMC domain-containing protein is translated as MSRASALGLLEVFGLVYVLEAADAMLKAANVELVGYENTASGYISVLVQGDVSACNSAVEAGVGAVQRLGAEVHSSIVIPSPHQDIYKITNRYSLDKLLP